From a single Lactococcus allomyrinae genomic region:
- the coaD gene encoding pantetheine-phosphate adenylyltransferase produces MTQKIGLFTGTFDPLTNGHLDIIKRASKHFDKLYVGIFKNDQKQPLFLTNERVKMLTESLSALIEIKNVEVITHERDLTVNIAKNLGVTALVRSVRNTQDFEYEKNMFYFNHEMTGIETILFMAKPSLEPLNSTRIRELYSFGQDVSQWVPENVARELRKRNEESK; encoded by the coding sequence ATGACCCAAAAAATCGGACTATTTACAGGTACATTTGACCCTCTGACCAATGGACATTTGGATATCATCAAGCGGGCAAGTAAGCACTTTGATAAACTTTATGTTGGCATTTTCAAAAATGACCAAAAACAACCGCTTTTTTTAACAAATGAACGTGTAAAAATGCTGACAGAAAGCCTGTCAGCACTGATAGAAATAAAAAATGTTGAAGTCATTACTCATGAAAGAGATTTGACAGTCAATATTGCTAAAAATCTTGGTGTAACAGCGCTTGTACGCTCAGTTAGAAATACCCAAGATTTTGAATATGAAAAAAATATGTTTTATTTTAATCATGAAATGACAGGAATAGAAACAATCTTGTTTATGGCGAAACCATCGCTTGAACCATTGAATTCTACCAGAATACGCGAACTTTACAGCTTTGGGCAGGATGTCAGTCAGTGGGTTCCAGAAAATGTCGCGCGTGAATTAAGGAAACGAAATGAAGAAAGCAAATAA
- the rpsB gene encoding 30S ribosomal protein S2: MSVISMKQLLEAGVHFGHQTRRWNPKMKPYIFTERNGIHVIDLQKTVKLVDDAYNYVKNASQEGAVVLFVGTKKQAAEAVKEEALRAGQYYVNHRWLGGMLTNWNTIQTRVSRLKEINKMEEEGTFEVLPKKEVVLLNKERERLEKFIGGIADMPRIPDVLYIVDPHAEQIAVKEAKTLGIPVVAMVDTNADPEPIDVVIPANDDAIRAVKLITAKMADAIIEGRQGEDAAEEFVADEAASEESLEELAEIVEGK; encoded by the coding sequence ATGTCAGTTATTTCAATGAAACAACTTCTTGAAGCTGGTGTGCACTTTGGACACCAAACTCGTCGTTGGAACCCTAAAATGAAACCATACATCTTCACAGAACGTAATGGTATTCATGTTATTGACCTTCAAAAAACTGTAAAACTTGTTGATGATGCTTACAATTATGTAAAAAACGCATCACAAGAAGGTGCAGTAGTTCTTTTTGTTGGTACTAAAAAGCAAGCTGCTGAAGCAGTTAAAGAAGAAGCACTTCGTGCTGGTCAATACTACGTAAACCATCGTTGGTTAGGTGGTATGCTCACTAACTGGAATACTATCCAAACACGTGTGTCACGCCTTAAAGAAATCAACAAAATGGAAGAAGAAGGAACTTTCGAAGTTTTACCTAAGAAAGAAGTAGTTCTTCTTAATAAAGAACGTGAACGTCTTGAAAAATTCATTGGTGGTATCGCTGATATGCCTCGTATTCCAGATGTACTGTATATTGTTGACCCACATGCTGAACAAATCGCAGTTAAAGAAGCTAAAACTTTGGGTATTCCAGTTGTAGCTATGGTTGATACAAATGCTGATCCAGAACCAATTGATGTAGTTATCCCTGCAAATGATGACGCTATCCGTGCGGTTAAATTGATTACAGCTAAAATGGCAGATGCTATTATTGAAGGTCGTCAAGGTGAAGATGCAGCAGAAGAATTTGTAGCAGATGAAGCAGCTTCAGAAGAATCACTTGAAGAGCTTGCTGAAATTGTTGAAGGCAAATAA
- the adhE gene encoding bifunctional acetaldehyde-CoA/alcohol dehydrogenase, with translation MPKEKTELTAEEKMAQAVKYTDGLVKKAHEAVLKFEGYTQEQVDTIVAAMALAASEHSLALAHEAVNETGRGVVEDKDTKNRFASESVYHSIKNDKTVGVIGENKVAGSVEIASPLGVLAGIVPTTNPTSTAIFKSLLAAKTRNAIVFAFHPQAQGCSSHAAKIVYDAAVAAGAPENFIQWVEKPSLDNTTALIQNHGIASILATGGPGMVNAALKSGNPSLGVGAGNGAVYIDATANVERAVEDLLMSKRFDNGMICATENSAVIAAEIYDEFVAKMQTQGAYMVPKKDYKAIESFVFVQRGGEGWGVTGPVAGRSGQWIAEQAGVKVPTDKDVLLFELDKKNIGEALSSEKLSPLLSIYKSNSREEGIEIVRSLLHYQGAGHNAAIQIGAMDDPFVKEFGEKVEASRILVNQPDSIGGVGDIYTDAMRPSLTLGTGSWGKNSLSHNLSTYDLLNIKTVAKRRNRPQWVRLPKEIYYEKNSISYLQDLPHVHKAFIVADPGMVKFGFVDKVLEQLAVRTTQVQTSIYGSVQPDPTLSEAIAIARQMNEFHPDTVIAIGGGSALDAAKIGRLIYEYSYRGEVDLTDDKALKHLFEELAQKFMDIRKRVVKFYNQRQTQMVCIPTTSGTGSEVTPFAVITDDETHVKYPLADYQLTPQVAIVDPEFVMTVPKRTVAWSGIDALSHALESYVSVMSSDYTKPYSLRAIKLIFENLETSYKYDPSHPSKEGQVARENMHNAATIAGMAFAQAFLGINHSLAHKTGGEFHLPHGLAIAIAMPHVIKFNAVTGNVKRTPFPRYETYRAQEDYAEIARYIGLTGKDDAELVDALIAKIHELTDAVDIDVTLSGNGVKKEQLESQLDKLANLVYDDQCTPANPRQPRIDELKQLLLNQF, from the coding sequence ATGCCAAAAGAAAAAACTGAGCTGACCGCTGAAGAAAAAATGGCTCAAGCCGTAAAATATACTGACGGTCTTGTCAAAAAAGCTCACGAAGCTGTACTAAAATTTGAAGGTTACACTCAAGAACAAGTTGACACAATTGTGGCCGCTATGGCACTAGCTGCAAGCGAACATTCATTAGCACTTGCTCATGAAGCCGTAAACGAAACAGGACGTGGTGTGGTTGAGGACAAAGACACTAAGAATCGTTTTGCTTCTGAATCAGTTTATCACTCTATCAAGAACGACAAAACAGTCGGTGTGATTGGTGAAAACAAGGTTGCAGGTAGCGTTGAAATTGCAAGCCCTCTTGGAGTCTTGGCAGGTATTGTTCCGACTACTAATCCAACTTCTACTGCAATCTTTAAATCATTATTGGCAGCGAAAACACGTAACGCTATTGTTTTTGCTTTTCACCCACAAGCCCAAGGATGTTCAAGTCATGCTGCTAAGATTGTATACGATGCTGCAGTCGCAGCCGGAGCTCCTGAAAACTTTATCCAATGGGTAGAAAAACCTAGTCTTGACAATACAACTGCATTGATTCAAAATCATGGTATTGCATCTATCCTTGCTACTGGTGGACCAGGTATGGTCAATGCTGCACTAAAATCTGGTAATCCTTCACTCGGCGTTGGTGCTGGTAATGGTGCAGTTTATATTGATGCTACAGCCAATGTTGAACGCGCTGTCGAAGACTTACTTATGTCTAAACGTTTTGATAATGGGATGATTTGTGCAACTGAAAATTCTGCTGTTATCGCAGCCGAAATCTATGATGAATTTGTTGCTAAAATGCAAACTCAAGGTGCTTATATGGTACCTAAAAAAGATTACAAAGCTATTGAATCATTTGTTTTTGTTCAACGTGGTGGCGAAGGTTGGGGAGTAACTGGACCTGTTGCTGGTCGTTCAGGTCAATGGATTGCTGAACAAGCTGGTGTAAAAGTCCCTACTGATAAAGATGTTTTACTCTTTGAACTTGACAAGAAAAACATTGGTGAGGCACTTTCGTCTGAAAAACTAAGCCCATTGCTTTCTATTTATAAATCAAATTCACGTGAAGAAGGAATAGAAATTGTTCGTAGTCTCCTGCACTATCAAGGTGCTGGACATAATGCCGCTATCCAAATTGGAGCTATGGACGATCCATTTGTTAAAGAATTTGGTGAAAAAGTCGAAGCTTCTCGTATCTTAGTCAATCAACCTGACTCAATTGGTGGTGTAGGGGATATCTATACTGACGCAATGCGTCCATCATTGACACTTGGTACTGGTTCTTGGGGGAAAAATTCGCTCTCACATAATTTGAGCACATATGATCTATTGAATATTAAAACTGTGGCAAAACGTCGTAATCGCCCACAATGGGTTCGTTTGCCAAAAGAAATCTACTACGAAAAAAATTCTATTTCTTACTTGCAAGATTTACCACACGTGCATAAAGCCTTTATCGTAGCTGACCCAGGTATGGTAAAATTTGGTTTTGTTGATAAGGTTTTGGAACAACTTGCAGTTCGTACAACTCAAGTACAAACCAGTATCTATGGTTCTGTTCAACCTGACCCAACTCTATCGGAAGCTATCGCAATTGCTCGTCAAATGAATGAGTTCCACCCTGACACCGTCATCGCAATCGGTGGTGGTTCTGCCCTTGATGCTGCAAAAATTGGTCGTTTGATTTATGAATATTCCTACCGTGGCGAAGTTGATTTGACTGATGATAAAGCTTTGAAACATCTCTTTGAAGAATTAGCTCAAAAATTCATGGATATTCGTAAACGTGTTGTAAAATTCTATAACCAACGTCAAACTCAGATGGTATGTATTCCTACAACGTCTGGTACAGGTTCTGAAGTGACTCCATTTGCGGTTATCACTGACGATGAAACTCATGTAAAATACCCATTGGCTGACTACCAATTGACACCTCAAGTAGCCATTGTTGACCCTGAGTTTGTCATGACTGTACCAAAACGTACTGTAGCTTGGTCTGGTATTGATGCACTCTCTCACGCTCTTGAATCTTATGTTTCTGTTATGTCTTCTGACTATACAAAACCTTATTCATTGCGTGCAATTAAATTGATTTTTGAAAACTTGGAAACTTCTTACAAATATGATCCAAGTCATCCGTCTAAAGAAGGTCAAGTCGCTCGCGAAAATATGCACAATGCAGCAACTATCGCTGGTATGGCTTTTGCTCAGGCTTTCCTCGGTATCAATCACTCACTTGCTCATAAAACTGGTGGTGAATTCCACTTGCCACACGGTCTTGCGATTGCGATTGCAATGCCACACGTCATCAAGTTTAATGCTGTAACTGGTAACGTTAAGCGTACACCATTCCCACGCTATGAAACTTATCGTGCTCAGGAAGATTACGCCGAAATTGCACGTTATATCGGCTTGACTGGTAAAGATGATGCTGAATTGGTGGATGCTTTGATTGCTAAAATCCATGAACTTACAGATGCAGTTGATATTGATGTGACACTTTCTGGCAATGGTGTCAAGAAAGAACAACTTGAAAGTCAACTCGACAAACTCGCAAACTTGGTTTATGATGACCAATGTACGCCTGCTAACCCTCGTCAACCTCGAATTGATGAACTTAAACAACTTTTGTTGAATCAATTCTGA
- a CDS encoding SepM family pheromone-processing serine protease, with the protein MKKANNKKQNKIIKWSLAVAVVVIAVIALIYPTSYYLEVPGTTEPLGKMVQVEGKKDEHKGDFFLTTVQIAQANVAMMIYSHFNSFATIYSEQQMTGGLNNEQFNLVNQFYMQTAQNTAVYQAFKLANKPYELKYDGVYVLQIAKNSTFKNKLQLADTITAVNGQHFKSSTEMIDYVSKQKVGDSVTIEYTRIDGSKHKSTGKYIKLENGKTGIGISLTDHTEVVTNPKVTINAGRIGGPSAGMMFTLEIYSQLTGKNLRQGQEIAGTGTIEHDGSIGQIGGVDKKVATASKEGADLFIVPDSGTKKNSSNNYLAAKAAAKKLNTKMKIIPVKTIHDALAYLETGKIND; encoded by the coding sequence ATGAAGAAAGCAAATAATAAAAAACAAAACAAAATTATCAAATGGTCGCTTGCTGTTGCAGTAGTTGTAATTGCTGTGATTGCACTCATCTATCCAACGAGCTACTACCTTGAAGTACCTGGTACGACCGAACCTTTAGGTAAAATGGTTCAAGTGGAGGGTAAGAAAGATGAGCATAAAGGAGACTTCTTTTTAACCACAGTTCAGATTGCTCAAGCCAATGTAGCAATGATGATTTATAGCCATTTTAACAGTTTCGCAACAATTTATAGTGAGCAGCAAATGACAGGTGGATTAAATAATGAACAATTTAACCTCGTCAATCAATTCTATATGCAGACCGCACAAAATACCGCGGTTTATCAAGCCTTTAAATTAGCAAACAAACCTTACGAATTAAAATACGATGGTGTTTATGTTTTACAAATTGCTAAAAATTCGACTTTTAAAAATAAACTTCAACTCGCAGACACAATCACCGCAGTAAATGGTCAGCATTTCAAATCAAGCACTGAAATGATTGATTACGTTTCAAAACAAAAAGTAGGTGATTCAGTAACCATAGAGTACACAAGGATTGACGGAAGTAAACACAAATCCACAGGAAAATACATCAAGCTAGAAAATGGCAAAACTGGAATAGGAATAAGTCTGACAGACCATACAGAAGTAGTCACAAATCCAAAAGTCACAATTAATGCGGGCAGAATTGGTGGACCAAGTGCTGGGATGATGTTCACACTCGAAATTTATAGTCAGCTCACAGGGAAAAATCTTCGTCAAGGACAAGAAATTGCAGGTACAGGAACCATTGAGCACGACGGTAGCATCGGTCAAATCGGTGGTGTAGATAAAAAAGTTGCTACAGCGAGTAAAGAAGGAGCGGATCTCTTTATTGTGCCAGATTCAGGCACAAAGAAAAACAGTAGTAATAACTACCTCGCAGCCAAAGCAGCAGCCAAAAAACTCAACACCAAAATGAAAATCATACCAGTGAAAACAATTCATGATGCACTTGCTTATCTAGAAACTGGGAAAATAAATGATTAA
- a CDS encoding MDR family MFS transporter, whose protein sequence is MKDFFELSRNIKLRIIMTFIGVLTFSTIGSSMTIYYNQHMGASLTGLLLIISSVLSFLVGIWSGHFTDIHGRKPTMMIGALTSTFGAALATFANSPVLFNPWLTFVGLVASSFGWGFFNSGASAMLVDITTTKTRKVVFSLNYWVLNIGVALGSGISGWLFRDHLFMLLSIVVTGDIINLLIVKFLIVETFDPAHHAEHQQTNIFKAYLQVSKDRTFMLYLLATLFITMLFTQPDYFLPVHLSGNAFHTSHIFGVEIYGQRMLTIMAVTNTICVVLFMSFFRKQTNKWSNRRGFAIGAILMGLGWAMAVWSNNVLFEFLAAVLNVGGELIFVPFEQSLRADMMNPEQIGTYTGAFSAIQPMAQVICGALVSFSPLYGSMGMGIILLVVTSLGVLPGLVSIRRYERGAR, encoded by the coding sequence GTGAAAGATTTTTTTGAACTTAGTCGTAATATTAAACTTAGGATTATTATGACTTTTATCGGGGTACTGACCTTTTCCACGATTGGTAGCTCGATGACGATTTATTATAATCAGCATATGGGAGCAAGCCTGACAGGGCTTTTACTTATCATCAGCTCAGTTTTGAGTTTTTTGGTTGGGATTTGGTCGGGGCATTTTACAGATATTCACGGTCGGAAACCAACGATGATGATTGGTGCGTTGACTTCAACTTTTGGTGCAGCTTTGGCGACATTTGCTAATTCTCCTGTGCTATTTAATCCTTGGTTGACATTTGTTGGTTTAGTTGCATCAAGTTTTGGTTGGGGATTTTTTAACTCTGGAGCGAGCGCGATGTTAGTTGATATTACAACAACAAAAACTCGGAAAGTCGTGTTTTCCCTTAATTACTGGGTACTCAATATCGGAGTAGCATTGGGTAGTGGCATTTCAGGGTGGCTTTTTCGTGACCATTTATTTATGCTTTTGTCGATTGTGGTTACGGGAGATATCATCAATCTTTTGATTGTCAAATTTTTGATTGTAGAAACTTTTGATCCTGCCCATCACGCAGAACATCAACAGACAAATATTTTTAAAGCTTATTTGCAAGTATCAAAAGACCGCACATTTATGTTGTACTTGCTTGCAACACTTTTTATTACTATGCTTTTCACACAGCCAGATTATTTTCTTCCCGTGCATTTGAGTGGAAATGCTTTTCATACGAGTCATATTTTTGGTGTAGAAATTTATGGACAACGGATGTTGACGATTATGGCAGTAACGAATACAATCTGCGTGGTACTTTTTATGTCTTTTTTCCGCAAACAAACTAATAAATGGTCAAATCGACGGGGTTTTGCGATTGGTGCAATTTTGATGGGGTTGGGTTGGGCGATGGCAGTCTGGTCGAATAATGTGCTCTTTGAATTTCTCGCAGCAGTACTCAATGTCGGTGGGGAATTAATTTTTGTCCCCTTCGAGCAATCTTTGCGTGCAGATATGATGAATCCTGAGCAAATTGGAACTTACACAGGTGCTTTTTCAGCAATTCAGCCAATGGCGCAGGTCATTTGTGGTGCCTTAGTTTCATTTTCACCTCTTTATGGCAGTATGGGGATGGGGATTATCTTATTAGTCGTAACTTCTCTTGGTGTCTTGCCTGGTCTAGTTTCCATCAGACGATATGAGCGAGGTGCACGCTGA
- a CDS encoding MDR family MFS transporter, whose amino-acid sequence MKDFFKLNRQIQLRILMMFVGGLCFSTVGGSMTIYYNEHMGAGITGILLILSNILTFVVGLWAGHLSDLRGRRPLMLFACLVTTVGGLIATFANSPWYFDPWLTYIGFLVLFFGYGFFNTAATAMMVDLTNSDNRRMVYSLQYWVINMAILIGSALSGWFFRDYLFELLLVISIEEFLSFLVIYFWIGESFHPELAKRKAESNIFKAYQWVAKDTAFMWYCLSAIFTAMIFNQLDNYLPVHLSDHFVTTSIFGIEIYGQRMLSIFLIVNTLLIVLFIGGINRWTKNWRRETGILVGLVLQGSGFIVAFLGTTLSVELIATGVATFGEMIGVGFIQAYRADLMEGDSAGTYSGFFTITQPVASVLSGILVSFSAVYGNVGMAFFMVLIIIFAVLPAMRSIRIKQAV is encoded by the coding sequence ATGAAAGATTTTTTTAAACTGAATCGACAAATCCAACTTCGTATTTTGATGATGTTTGTTGGGGGACTGTGCTTTAGTACAGTAGGTGGTTCAATGACTATTTATTATAATGAACATATGGGAGCAGGTATTACAGGTATTCTGCTCATTCTCTCAAATATCCTGACTTTTGTTGTGGGGCTTTGGGCTGGACATTTATCAGACTTACGTGGGCGTAGACCGCTCATGCTTTTTGCCTGCTTAGTTACGACAGTAGGTGGTTTGATAGCGACTTTTGCAAATTCACCTTGGTATTTTGACCCTTGGTTGACTTACATTGGTTTTTTGGTTCTTTTTTTTGGTTATGGATTTTTCAATACGGCGGCAACTGCGATGATGGTTGACTTGACCAATTCAGATAATCGGCGAATGGTTTATAGTTTACAATACTGGGTAATTAATATGGCAATCTTGATTGGTTCAGCTCTATCAGGTTGGTTTTTCAGAGATTACTTATTTGAACTTTTGCTCGTTATTTCAATAGAAGAATTTTTGAGCTTTCTGGTGATTTATTTCTGGATTGGCGAATCTTTCCACCCTGAATTGGCAAAGAGAAAAGCAGAGAGTAATATTTTTAAAGCATATCAATGGGTAGCAAAAGATACAGCGTTTATGTGGTACTGTTTATCAGCGATTTTTACAGCAATGATTTTTAATCAGTTAGATAATTATTTACCAGTTCATTTATCAGATCACTTTGTGACAACGAGTATTTTTGGCATAGAAATTTACGGACAAAGAATGTTGTCAATATTTTTGATTGTTAACACGCTTTTGATTGTACTATTTATTGGTGGGATTAACCGATGGACTAAAAATTGGCGACGTGAAACAGGAATTTTGGTTGGTCTAGTCTTACAAGGCAGCGGCTTCATCGTAGCATTTTTAGGAACGACTTTATCAGTTGAGCTTATTGCAACAGGTGTTGCAACTTTTGGGGAGATGATTGGTGTTGGCTTTATTCAAGCATACCGCGCGGACCTGATGGAAGGTGATTCAGCGGGGACTTATTCAGGATTTTTCACGATTACACAACCTGTGGCCTCAGTATTATCGGGAATTCTCGTTTCTTTTTCAGCAGTTTATGGCAATGTTGGCATGGCATTTTTTATGGTTCTTATCATTATTTTCGCTGTTCTTCCGGCTATGCGCTCGATTAGGATTAAACAGGCAGTTTGA
- a CDS encoding lactonase family protein — MKEKILLGGYTKRVSKGVYSVILDTKSAQLSDLNEVATVQNPTYITIDEHNHLYTCAADGNGGGVAAFNFDGKTAKHINNVTSTGAPLCYVAVDEARQLVYGANYHLGEIRVYKIQLDGSLKLTDTVKHEGSGPRPEQNAAHVHYADLTPDGRLVTCDLGTDEVTVYDVIGEGKLNIVTIYRAEKGMGARHLTFHPNGKIAYLAGELNSTVEVLSYNEEKGRFARVQTITTLPESHEGFNGVAAIRISSDGKFLYVSNRGNDSLAIYQVSPLGTKLEIIGWVPTEGNIPRDFNFNKTEEFIIVAHQNSDNLTLFSRDKLTGKLTLEQKDFYAPEATCVLPL; from the coding sequence ATGAAAGAAAAAATTCTTCTGGGTGGCTATACCAAACGTGTATCTAAAGGGGTTTACAGTGTGATACTGGATACTAAAAGTGCACAATTATCAGATTTGAACGAAGTGGCTACTGTGCAAAACCCCACTTACATTACCATTGACGAGCATAATCACCTTTATACCTGTGCCGCAGATGGAAATGGTGGTGGAGTTGCTGCATTTAATTTTGATGGAAAAACAGCCAAACATATCAATAATGTAACAAGTACAGGTGCTCCACTTTGCTACGTCGCCGTTGATGAAGCAAGACAACTAGTATATGGTGCGAATTATCATCTTGGTGAAATACGCGTTTACAAAATTCAACTTGATGGCTCTCTTAAATTGACTGATACTGTTAAGCATGAGGGTTCTGGACCTCGTCCTGAACAAAATGCTGCCCATGTCCATTATGCTGATTTGACTCCCGATGGTCGGTTAGTCACTTGTGATTTAGGTACTGATGAAGTGACAGTATATGATGTAATCGGCGAAGGAAAACTGAATATTGTAACGATTTATCGTGCTGAAAAAGGAATGGGAGCACGTCATTTAACATTCCACCCCAATGGAAAAATTGCTTACTTAGCTGGCGAATTAAACTCAACAGTTGAGGTTTTGAGCTACAATGAAGAAAAAGGACGATTTGCTCGTGTTCAAACGATCACTACTCTCCCTGAAAGTCATGAAGGCTTCAATGGCGTAGCTGCTATCCGTATTTCTTCTGATGGAAAATTCCTTTATGTTTCTAATCGTGGAAATGATTCTTTAGCGATTTATCAAGTTAGCCCTCTTGGTACAAAACTTGAAATCATAGGGTGGGTACCAACTGAAGGAAATATTCCACGTGACTTTAACTTTAACAAAACCGAAGAATTTATTATCGTTGCTCACCAAAATTCGGATAATTTAACTTTATTTTCTCGTGATAAATTAACTGGTAAATTGACTTTAGAGCAAAAAGATTTTTATGCACCTGAAGCAACTTGTGTTCTTCCCTTGTAA
- a CDS encoding Rgg/GadR/MutR family transcriptional regulator yields MDEKKDLKLGKIISMLRRAKNLRLREVTQGYFSESLLARFEKGKSDITVEKFFVILKNSNIYLDEFQSIYNDYSMDEEEKFRTDLANAYSKRDIVKIKGILKFWESKVHEKPSVKYFKINETVIRIILAMAQNSVVLKKDVDFLMNYLEQVTEWGRYELWIFSNCLRFFDDNSLKYYGKYILGKTNFYQSIHLNQQLVIRTFLNIIDTFLRRGNLIFALKYINYLESINIQIDFFYEKIILNYHKAHYRVLQKQKSAINDMKKCVETLEYYGYGEEAKILYEEIENL; encoded by the coding sequence ATGGACGAAAAGAAGGACTTAAAGTTAGGAAAAATCATCTCGATGTTGAGAAGAGCAAAAAATCTAAGACTAAGAGAAGTCACGCAGGGGTACTTTTCAGAGTCGCTACTTGCTAGATTTGAAAAAGGTAAGTCTGATATTACTGTTGAGAAATTTTTTGTTATATTAAAAAATTCAAATATTTATTTGGATGAATTTCAAAGTATTTATAATGACTATAGTATGGATGAGGAGGAGAAGTTTAGGACGGATTTAGCGAATGCCTATTCTAAGCGAGATATAGTCAAAATAAAAGGAATATTAAAGTTTTGGGAAAGCAAAGTTCATGAAAAACCATCTGTCAAATATTTTAAAATAAATGAAACAGTAATTCGGATAATTCTTGCAATGGCTCAGAACTCAGTTGTTCTAAAAAAAGATGTGGACTTTTTGATGAATTATTTAGAACAAGTTACTGAATGGGGACGTTATGAACTATGGATTTTTTCAAATTGCTTAAGATTTTTTGACGATAATTCTCTGAAATATTATGGAAAGTATATTTTAGGAAAAACAAACTTTTATCAATCCATACATCTCAATCAGCAACTGGTTATTAGAACATTTTTAAATATAATTGATACATTTTTACGACGAGGAAATCTGATTTTTGCGCTTAAATATATTAATTATCTTGAATCTATAAATATTCAAATTGATTTCTTTTATGAAAAGATAATTCTTAATTATCATAAAGCTCACTATAGAGTATTGCAAAAACAGAAAAGTGCAATCAACGATATGAAAAAATGTGTTGAAACCTTAGAATATTATGGGTACGGAGAAGAAGCAAAAATACTTTACGAAGAAATCGAAAATTTGTAA
- the rsmD gene encoding 16S rRNA (guanine(966)-N(2))-methyltransferase RsmD, whose product MRVVSGNYGGRPLKTLAGKTTRPTTDKVKGAIFNMIGPYFDGGRVLDLFAGSGSLSIEAISRGMDFAVMVEKDRLAQEVILDNIKMTKESEKFQLLKMPADRSLSVLTEPFDLILLDPPYAKEEIVKNLEYLQEQRLLTEHCIVVCETDKTVELPDKIAQLELTKQKVYGISKISIYEF is encoded by the coding sequence ATGAGAGTTGTTTCAGGAAACTATGGCGGACGTCCGCTAAAAACATTGGCGGGCAAAACAACACGCCCAACCACTGACAAAGTTAAAGGTGCTATTTTTAATATGATTGGCCCATATTTTGACGGTGGACGTGTATTAGATTTATTTGCAGGCTCAGGTTCCTTATCCATTGAAGCGATTTCGCGAGGAATGGATTTCGCAGTGATGGTGGAGAAAGATAGATTAGCACAAGAAGTGATTTTAGATAATATCAAAATGACGAAAGAGTCAGAAAAGTTTCAGCTGTTGAAAATGCCAGCTGACAGAAGCTTGTCAGTGCTGACAGAGCCATTTGATTTGATTTTACTTGATCCACCCTATGCTAAAGAGGAGATTGTCAAAAATTTGGAGTACTTACAAGAACAAAGATTACTGACAGAACATTGTATTGTTGTTTGTGAAACTGACAAAACCGTAGAATTACCTGATAAAATTGCACAATTGGAACTAACGAAGCAAAAAGTTTATGGTATTTCAAAAATATCTATTTACGAGTTTTAA